The Falco biarmicus isolate bFalBia1 chromosome 1, bFalBia1.pri, whole genome shotgun sequence DNA segment TAACgatcaggtttttttaacttacttCAAATGGTGAAGTTATATGAAGAATGACAAAAGACTACTTTAATAAATCTTTCTGGTTTAGTGCCTCTTAAAGTGTGAGGTGGGTAGTTTGCTTTCTCAGGCAGCTCAAGTGAAATGTTAATTAAGCAATTGGTTTCAGGGAAATCTTGCAGAACTTGCTCTATGTGATGCCTGTTAActtgaaatgctgcttttttttgatAGTTGCCTGCTAGCACAGCAAGCAACTGTACAGGTTTCCCAAAGCACAAAAAGGATCTTAAAGGTAATTCCTGCTTTTGGGGAAAGCAGCACATTGCATTCGTCTCTCCTTGATGAAGATTATAATTGTTCCATATTAACTATAAGCAGAAGGGCCTCTCTGGCATTGAAGTTACTgaataatcttaaaaataatcaatataATAAGAAGGTAGCTCCTACTCTTCTAAATGTAAGTACTTTAAAAGAAGCTAAAGGTAGAAGCTAGACTGTGACTTGTAAGATATCTTGTCTGTATATGCTGTCggctgaaaaaaaagaaaaaaatctgcatgaaCAGCAAAATACTTGTCTTAATATAGGCTGTAGCtcagctgaaaagcagattCCTGTTTAAAGCCATCCTCcctctgcaggagctgctcctcttcctcctcctttccttgtTAAGGGTGGTCTCCAGCTGCTCTTAAAAAACTGCTGCTTGCGAACTGAAAACTACACAACTTTTAAACATCAGCAGTTTTCCTGAATTGCAAGACTTCAGATCCAGCATTAGATGGACTGGAGAAATACAACCTCAAATATACCAAAGCACTTGGAGAAAGCTTTCCCCCACTTTGATTTTATGTagtttttactgtaaaatgcatacaggtttgtttcttttgtagcTTAAAGGAACACTTCTCAAGGGGTTTGTGTTTTCCATGAATGTTCTTCATTCAGGGCAAATTCAGccatttcttaaaaagaaagccaTTTCCTTTTACATTGAACAAAGGCTTACACATCTAAACTTCCACTGCAAAGAGACAGCAGACAGCGGGTTCTATGGATTTGTTCttgagaaaaagctttttagtTGTCTCCCAGGATATATTCATGGTATTTTATACTGTGTGTTTATGTACGGAGGAGTTCTGTTGTGTGTgggtggtggctttttttctttccctgaataGTTTGCATGGTTGTAAGACTCTGGACCTGAAGAGCTTTTAACATCAAGGTGCTCAGAAGCACTTCAGTGCAGTCCAGACTTGCTAGCACTTCAGAGTACTGCTTGCTTTAAAGGCGCAAGTACGCGATGCAAGTTGGGGTAAGGAGTCATCCACAGAACTGATAGATCAGCAAACCTCAAGCTTACAGTTCAGGTCCTACTTCTTCCTTAATGTTGTTAGGTACTTATCATGGTccctttgaaattatttcattctgtatttgACTTAGGGTAAGAAAAAGCAGTCGTGAGACCTGCTCCTAATTAATACAAGTCCTTTAAGTGTCACGATTCCGTCCCCATTAGCCGAGGGCTAGATACAgaagtggttttgttcttttttcaatAGTGCCACGATGCAACTGGCCCTCATATAAAGCAGAGGGCACCATGGCCCTTTCTGAGATGCTAGCCCGGGCTAATGCGTGTGAGCGGTACCATATCCGATACAGATCCTGGGGCTGCACTTGATGCCCCTCAGTGGGGCTGGACCAGGTCACACAAATACATGATGGCTGCTTGCCGTTGGGCCTGTGCCAGAGGCTACAGTGCCTCTGTCTCTGGGCTATATGCCCACAGTATAGAAGGACAAGGCTCAGTGCTCTCCAGAGCCTGAGAAGACTCAAAGCCATTCCCCTGAttgctggggctggctgagggcactgtccatccttccttcctgctgagTATAAGCCACCACGCAGACACAACTTCTAAAGTTGTGAGGCCAGAAGGAGGACGAAAGAGAAGTCTGCAGCTTACGTTAGCATATTTTTCTGTGGAACAAGTCTGATACCTGTCAGTGCTCCAGACATCTTGTGTTTTATGCTCAAGTGCCCCTGGGGTTAGAACACTGGAACCCAGCCCTGGGTCAAGAGCAGTAATCTAAGCTGTCCTGCACAGCAGTAGCTTCTCTGCTGTCTGAAGCTTCCTGGCGATTCTCAATATACAAGTAGTCTCCTCCGCATACCCTTACCCTGACTTCAAAGGAAAGCTACTCAGCTCTAAAGGCAAAGAGCCCTTGCTGTggatggggaaaggaaaattgCCTACTGAGTGCCTCTGGGACATGAACATCGCTGAGTGGCTCAAGGACAGCCATGATGCTCACAAATGTGTTATCCTATAGGTCTGCATACGGTTTTATCTGGCAGAAAATGCACTGGCAACTTGAGGTAGCTCATCCATCAAAGAAAGAGGCGGAGATGTGATTGCAGTCAAAAAGATTTTATTCAACTTCTATTCTTTTTTCAGCAGGTGGAGTTCCTGACTCCTGGCTCGAGTATGTCCCTGTCCCACTGCAGACACATCCATGCACACGTACACAGACTGTGTCATACCCTTGCTAGGGCTTGGCTGGCAGCAACAACAGGATTTAGTTTCTGGGAGACTTGGTTGAACACAAGCTCAAGGTCCTGTGGCTTCCTGCTTGTGGAAGGGAATATTCTTCCTCTAGTCATGCAATGAGCTACGCTGCCCTACTAACATGGGACAGTCAGGTGCGCTGTAGTTAAGCCTTTTTTGAGGATGAGGACAAAGAAGTGAAAGAGTAAAACTacaacagtaattttttaaaattgcttctttCTGAAGGGTTTTGTGAAAAAGCATAGGAATGGTGGTCTTACAGTCTGAGGAGTGCTATCAAGGAACTGACTGACGTTCCCACAGCTTCTGTCCTTGCTGTGGTTAAATTTAACTCTCTtggaagagaacagaagaaTTTAGGTTAGACGAGACCTCTGGAGGCTGTCTGGCCCAAGCCTTGTTGGTGGCACAACCAATCTCAAAGCAAGGTCAGGCTGCTCGGGCTCTTGCCCAGTTGCAGTACAGAGACTTGACCCCCTCCGtgggcagcccgttccagtgTTCCCCCCCACTTCCTCGTGGGAAATTTAGGTCAGTGTGGTACTATTGCCTTCAGACCAGCAGCTTTACATTTGGTTTAGGTTACCCAAAACATAGTGCTTCCCCTGTGAGATGCAAATTTAAACGACTAGGCTCCTGCAAATAAGTTTTGTTTAACTGGGATTTCTGACGAAGGTCACCTGGAAGCTCTGTGTAGCAATATGCGACTACCTGGGCTTGAGCAAGATGCCCCTCAGCAGTGGATGCCAGTGCTAGTGCTGGCGATGTACCATGGCATAACATGCCATCCCTCTACCCACCCACCTTCTGACCCGGTAGCTACACCGGTGTTGTTTGGCTGCGTGTTGCATGGTTCTCTGCAAAGCCATCTGTCTAGAGGCTGCAGTATCAAATGCTTCTGTAGGATTTTAACGTGCCTCAAAGAAGGGAATTGAGATGTGGCTTTATTGAAACACGcctcaatttatttttccttctccctccactCCTTATGAATAAGAAACAGGGACAGCTGAACTGATTAGAATTAGTTGCATTCTATTAAATGGGATTAGGAATGGGTTATTGCCAGAAGCCCTACGCCCCTGCAGAGGAGAAGAGGGCTAAAGAGGAAAATCTGCTACAAATGTTCCCTGGTGATTTAGTGTGGTGGGACAAGCAGGCACAGCCCCAAACAGCCTGTGCTGAGTGAGGGCAGTGCCAGGCAAGATGGAGCGTCCTGCGCGCCAACTTTGCTAGGCATTTGTTTTGACTATGGCAGCcagcagaaaaatcacaaagagCAAGCTAAAAGGTGCTCGAACACCTCCTGTGGCTTTGCCACAAAGGGAGTTACCGTCTCGGCTAGTTTGCCTATTGTTACGAACTAAACCGAAGATTTCTTGCCCAGCTTGTGTTGTGAGCCTTACTTTTAAAGGCATATAGTGTTCAGTTCAGATCTTATCTGGCTGGCTGTGAATGAAAACGGGTCCTTCAGGCAGACCTAGACATGCAAGTTAACTGTGCTGTCTTCTGTAAAGAGGATTATTATGAACTTTCTGTAACCCGTTCTCCTAGATATCTTCTATGGGGTTTTACACAAGAGGACATGAATATTTCAGGTGTAATCATTGTACTTCAAGATTAGGTAATCTTTGATATCTATTGATACCTTCCCTATCCCCAGGTGCAGGTTAAGGATTTTACATTCATCTGTTCAGTGAAGACTCTTGCAGAACTGCAGGACAGCAAATGACCTGCTTTGTACCTGCCTGTGAGCACTAAGAAAGGTTTGCTGCAGCTCACCTCCCTTCTGTTTGTTGTACAGCACGTCTGGTGGTGCTTCAGCTCCTGATGGAAGAGCAAAACGTCATCACAGAGGTCCCGGCAGCCCTAAAGCGCCTGGCCAAATATGTAGTGCGTGGTTTCTACGGTGTGGAGTACTCCCTGGCCCTAGATGTACTGATCCGCTACCCCTGTGTGAAAGAGGATGACTTGTTACAGTTGCTCAAGTATGAACATAAACAACTGCGTAGTATCCTGAACACGCTCAAGGCAGAAAAGTTTGTGAAGGTGCGTATGAGAGTTGAAACAGGGCCTAATGGGAAGAGCACAAGGCACAATTACTATTACATCAATTACAAGGTGCTGGTGGATGTTGTAAAATACAAACTGGATCACATACGCCGGAAAATAGAAGCAGATGAGCGGGATTCGACTACCAGGTCCTCTTTTAAATGTCCATCTTGCTCCAGCACTTACACAGACCTTGAGGTTAATCAGCTCTTTGATGTATTTACAGGTATGTTGCTTATATTGCTGATTTGCTCTTATCTTAATAACTCTGGTAGCACAAAATTGGCTCCTGTGCAAACTTTGCAATAAAAGCTGTTAGGATATACTTGTTTGCTGGTGGACAAGGGCCTGGGACAGGAGAAACTGGGAGGTAAGGGTAAGAGAAAAATACCTCTGCAAAACAGGCCAAGCAAGAGGAAGAATACTTTTGAATATAcgagctggagctgggaggcaGATTGCAGGCCTCAGCTTTGCCACAAGCAGGATGCTTAGCCTGGTTTGAGATTACTCATCTAAATCTTGTGAGTCCCATGTCCTCAGATGGAAATGAGAATACAGTACTTGCTCTACTCCATTTTGAATGTGTTAATCATTTGTCTGTTCAGTTCTTCTGATGGAAGCATTGGACAAGATGGATAAAACTGTTTGCGGCCACCTACTGTAATAAGCAtgttgcagctctgcagcaggggagaGGTGTTCTATCGCTCCAGTGCTGCAAACGGGGAACTTCAGGCTCCTCCCAGGGCAACGCAACACATCTGCAGCAGAAGTGGCATCAGAGCTTGCTGGTTTCTCTTCTCTAAAACCAAAATGACTAATTAGAGAGTACTCTTTCAAAAATGCGGTCAAATGGCATCCTACTGCAATACATTACTCCAAGTGCCGCTACTGTGTTAACCCCTGGGTCATGGTATTGGCAAAAGATGCCAGAGCCGGGAAGAATGAACTTCATATGACTAACTGGAAATGTCAAAGGTGAAATGAGTATACTGTCAGTTAGCAAAATCCTCCATTTAGAACAAAGGGATGGACTTTGTCAAGTTACTGAAATGCAACCATTGGGGCTGGTGATACATTTTAATAGTATATGCTTTAAATagatttcttttgcttaaaaaatgaACATAGGTTTTTAGCATACGCTTTGAACGACTAAAACCAGATGCTCTTTATGCTTCACTATTGCCATTTCTCTCTTGCATAACAAGTGTGTGAATATCAGTCCTtgtcaaataaaaaagaaaaaaggtgggagggaagggagaaaaaaaaagaatgaaaagaaaaaaaaaaaaaaaaaaaggcttaccTTTATAACTTGAGTTCTTGAGTTCCCCTAGTTAATGTGAATGAATGGATAAAGTCAGAATATTTTGGCAATTGTCCAGACTGTGGATTTCTTAACAAGGTCCTACAATCTTTTGTGTCCTACGAACATAAGAATTTCTAATTTGGATAATGTTGCAGAGACCTTCCGCTGCACTTACTGCAATACTGAAGTAGAGGAAGATGCCTCAGCACTTCCTAAGCGTGAGGCTCAAACCTTGCTAGCAAAATTCAATGAGCAGCTTGAACCTATCTTTGTGCTACTGCGTGAGACTGAAGATATTGTTCTGCCATATGACTTGCTGGAGCCTCAGCCAACAGAAATACCAGAATTATCAGAAAGGTATAAACATACCCCTAGAATTTCTGATTTCAATACAAACCCCCTAACAACTTTCCAGCTGTAAAATCTTTGAAATACTGAACTTGCAGCATACTTTCAAGTCCATTCTGCTTTGTTCATAATACCTAAGgcattttaaattagtttttatagttttgcttttgctacctttttttatcttaaataGTTAATTTTCCAGACTTCCCCTTCATCTGATGTTCATAACCCGTTCTGTGAGAAAGTAGTTTCTCTACTAGTGTGCTTCATCCAGAGATGCCCTACTGAAGAAcccatgcaaaaataaatggttCAGAACCACTTGCCTCTGACAGGAGGTAACAGGAAATGTGAATTGTTTTAATATAGAACACTTAAAGCCGGTCTGCTAACAAAACATGCCTTTTTtggtctctctctctctttctttctttctttttttttttttttttttttttttttttgaaatgggAACTGGGGGATTCTTGCCTGGATATAACCTGCCCAAAATGGGTGACACTTCATTCAGTTTTGATGATAAGGTGCGTTCAAGTGTGCTGGAATCCTGCAACCAACCTGAAAAATGGGCCAACAGAAGTTCCTCTTTTGGCAATATGTACACCCAAAACTTAGTTATTGATGTGCAGAACTCTGAGcccaagaagaaaacaagagaaaaagcaacTAAAGAGCAACCTATCTGGATGTCACAGAGCACCGTGGAAGGAGCAACAACAGCCACCAACAATAGTGTTGGTAAGTTTTAAGCATTagcaaatacttaaaattcAGTAGCCTTGctgcatttaaataaagcttTCCCATTGAAAATGTAGTGAGTTTGGTTTAGAATCTAGCATAACGCTTCGGTTCTGCACTACTGGATATCAGATCTCAGTTTCTAAAAACTACCCTTTAGACTGATTTAGGTGGTGGTAGTAGTAAAGCCAGAGCTCAGGTACCAGGTCCTGAAATTTCTAGCTCTTAACTATGCAGTAACATTAATGGTACTCCTTAAAAGTGTAAGGCTCTTGGAAATGTCTGCACTTTCAAGAAAATTCTAAAGTGTGGGTAAAAATGATCCAGGgtagaaaaaacagaagatgcCTGTGGCAACTGTAAACTATTGCTACCTCTAACACTTAGTATTGTGTATTAGGAGTAAATGCTTCTGAAGAAACTGGAGAAAGCGTTAGAGAAACTGTCAGCGATAATGAAATCATCAAGACTCTTCTGATCCATGAATCCAAGTCATCATCTAGCACAGACCAGGCTCCTGTTGTCAAAAGCAAAGTGTCTGAATCGGGCAGTGATACTAGTGAGTCTGAAGAAGATACCAAGCGCTCAAGAAGAGCAGGAATGGAAGTAGCAGGCAGCAATTTTAAACAAGAGGAGGAACAGGAAACACAAAGTCCTATTTTAATGGTAGCTGGTCAGCCTCATTCCTATGGTGAAGTTTGTGAAAATCCAGAGCTTGTGTGTCTCATgacaaaagaagagagagaagcttATATAAAAATAGGGCAAGAAATGTTCCAATTTGTCTTTGAATAAATACTACTATATGAATACGCAGACTTGTATAGAGTCAGTGAAGGCTTCTTTTGAAATAAGAGAGCCTGATAGTTTAACTTATGTTCTTCAAGGTTTACCACTCCTGTTTGAACTCCTTGCTGTTAAGCAACATAGTAATCCTGTAGTAGGAAACAATACGGGTTTTTTGTCTTAATGCTTAGACTTTGTGAATACTGTAATCTGTTTTGGACTACGGAAAATTTCAGGATACAGCAGGATctgattaaaataaagtttcaaAAGCAATGTTGCAATCTAGTGTAAGAAATCAATTATTATACCTTCCTCCCAGAAGCAGCAGATACTTCCGGTAGTGAAAAATGAGTCAAAGCCCAACACAATTTGGTTTCACTCCGTACCAGAGCATTCTGATTGTTTTGTTGGGTCACTTGCTATACAACAGTAACAGATGTTACACAGCAACCTTTCTCTAAGGGAAGAGCTGTTACTAAATGGTGTTAGCTATAGAAGAGAACCAGCTCTGGCTCTTAactttcatctttaaaatagTTATCTGAATTCTTTGAACTCATTGCTCATGCAGAGCTGTCTCTGAAGTGATGAACACTGGACAGTAAAATATAACATTCATTTTGGTTCAGATTGGTAAGGAAGCAATGTATCAAGCAGAAGACTGCTTGTCATATCTCATTTGTGCACTCTATAATCTTTTTAAGCACGATCTCTACTGCCACTGGAAAAGCACATTCTACTTGAACTGAACTACGTATGAGTAGAAGGACTGACATCAGAACAGAAGCCAGTTTAACTTCTTCAGCAATTCTACTACTTGAGCAATGGATAATGACAGCAGACTAGAAGGGtgcaaactgaaacacaggaggttccctctgactgttaggaaacacttttttactgtaagggtgaatgagcactggcacaggttgtgCAGAGTTGGGTTGTAGAATCTCCCACCCTGGAGCTACTCAAAAGCCACCTGGGCATAGACAGCCCTGGACAACCAGCTCTGAGTGACTCTGCTTGAGCCAGGGGGTGGGGCAgcaagatgacctccagaggtcctgCCAACATCAACCATTTTAAGATTCCATGATGAAAGGGTATAGAAAAAGTTCAACCAAAGAACCACCATTTCAGTACATTGTTAATGTACACCATTCCAGGGCCAGAATTCAGTAATGGCATGTGCCTGTGCTATTTCTCGAGCTTAGAGTTTAAGGATTAACCATATAAACTAGATTTGTCTCAAAATATGCACAAATCTTGTTCTACTTCATGAAAATTTCCTCGTTTAGGCCTACTGAATGATTCTTGTGCCCAGTTAGTGATTAAAACCCTTAGTTTTGTTTCACTTTCACAGGTTTGCCTTTGTCACAATGTGTCTCCTCTACCCTCAAAATCgtaaagtttttttctgcaggcagTATCACTGTGAGTTTAAAGCCTGCACAGTAATGAAGCTATCTTCAAACCTTTTGATATACTTTGGCAATCACATGCTTTTTGTCTCTGAAGACAATCTGCCACTTCAAAATTCACTCATAAAacctggagacattcagaacaaatgaactagaaaaaaagtcacaaacGAACCACGCTCTCTCTTTATTCAAACTTCAGGTGTATTTAGGCTTTGCTGTCACTAGATTGTCTCCCACAGCACATAgccatattattattatactaATTCAGGATTTATGTTCCTTTTGAGGTTAAAGACAACCATTGTTTAACTATTTTGAGAGAAGCCTTGTGTGTGTTTAAGGTAAACAGGATCTCCAATACAGCTAGGCTGAAAAAGCAGTTTCCAGCTCAGCCTTATGCCTTACTGTTATTGTTAGCAACTCTGATCTGTAAAACTTGAACTACCCCAAGAATGTTCTACAATCTTAATTCTGCCTTTGCCATGAGACTTCATTAAGTGCCAACTTTAACTTTTTTCAATTGCTGCAATTGAAAATGTTACCCATGAAAGAATACTAACATTTTCAGAGAGGTTTATCCCTTCACATACTGAaagtacaaaacaaaatgcagaaaaaatacagatggtTTCTGCAGTTAACTACAAACCCAGAGTATTAACTTCACCTCTGATAAATGTGCTGacaaaaattaattccacaGGCCATtaacaggatttttattttttttttttttatacagacCAGCTATAGCCTGGGCTATAAAGGCAACATGTACATATGTGCTGTGTCTATGCCTCATATTTGTAGAAGAGGGAGAAACTTAGTGGGACAAGAGTTTCTTGTCCCAGGAAAACTAGCAGTGTTTCTCTGAAGAGCAGTACAACTGCTACAAGCAAGCCAACACTTAAAACTTAACTTCCAGCAACACACCCAGCATACCATTTTGTAAGCCAGATTAAAATTTTTCAACAAGTTAACAGACAAGTCCAAACTTTATTTAAAGCTACCATTctgaacaattttaaaattactaaacAAGTCACAATaagagataaaaaaagattaagacagaaaaagaacagtgcAGCAAAACTGAATAGAAGATGACTCAGTTCCAGCTGTTCAGGCTGCCACAGGCAGAAGTTAGCATACCTATCCTAAGAGGCAGCGTGTcagaaattttacatttttatacacTTCCAGAATTCTGGGAAATTAGTGCTGATCTTCCATAAATGTTTGTATACATGGAGTTTGGAACTGTAGATATCTTCAGGTTATTCTCATGCACTTTGAGCTCCAAAAGTTTCTGTAAAGTAAGAGTATACTCATTACTGTCTAACAGCTACAAGGCAAACACGGCTCTTGGCCACATTTCAACTCCCTGTAAGTATCCATTAAGGCACcttcatgaaatatttcatcCCCACCTTTTTTCCACAGCATTCTGAGCCATGGCTTACTTGAACACCtacagctcccccccccccccgcgcccccgccccccccccccagattaCGAATAGCTTAGTTGCTAGCTACCAGTTTCATGTGGTGCTACATTCTTAGCCAGACTGTTGCCACAGCAGGCATGTGCATCCGTATTCACCAAACTGACACCACAGACTTCTGCTAGCATAGTTATTGCTGTCATACACACagagttttttcttcctcacagtATGCTTCATATGtaaaaaatttttcttttcctgaagaggTATTTTACTACTCTGAAAAGTTTCTTGAacttttctgttacagaaacacCGAGCAGTCTGTCAGCAAATTATACTGGGCATTATTAAATCAGAGAATAGCAATTAGAATTTACATTATCAAACCTAAGCTTGTgtaacaagaaacaaaaaaaactacTCCATTTTAATAAGTTTCAAAACCATTATGTTTAACATACCTCTGACATATGTTAACTTTTTATGACTATCAGCCACAAAATCTAAAAGAAGTATATAGAAGGGACATGGAAGGCAAAACCCCTTCATGTCAATACATATTTCCAAATGCGTAACAACAAAAAGGGCTATTCTTTCAGCACCATAACTGTTCACTTCAATCGATAACAAGGTATTTAAATTCTAGGCCATTCCAGAGTGTTTTCCCAATAGGTGCACAGGATTTAGAAAACAATCTTTACCAGGTTCTTTCAAAGTTTGGGCATCTCCTACTAATTCTTGATCTTGAGCTCCACCTCCATCTAGTAATTCATCAGACAAACTATTGGTTTGGGCCTCCGTTgccattttcttcat contains these protein-coding regions:
- the LOC130145639 gene encoding general transcription factor IIE subunit 1-like, with the protein product MEEQNVITEVPAALKRLAKYVVRGFYGVEYSLALDVLIRYPCVKEDDLLQLLKYEHKQLRSILNTLKAEKFVKVRMRVETGPNGKSTRHNYYYINYKVLVDVVKYKLDHIRRKIEADERDSTTRSSFKCPSCSSTYTDLEVNQLFDVFTETFRCTYCNTEVEEDASALPKREAQTLLAKFNEQLEPIFVLLRETEDIVLPYDLLEPQPTEIPELSESFDDKVRSSVLESCNQPEKWANRSSSFGNMYTQNLVIDVQNSEPKKKTREKATKEQPIWMSQSTVEGATTATNNSVGVNASEETGESVRETVSDNEIIKTLLIHESKSSSSTDQAPVVKSKVSESGSDTSESEEDTKRSRRAGMEVAGSNFKQEEEQETQSPILMVAGQPHSYGEVCENPELVCLMTKEEREAYIKIGQEMFQFVFE